Sequence from the Coleofasciculus chthonoplastes PCC 7420 genome:
ATCCAAATCCACTCAGTAGTCTTAACATTGTTATTTGCTGAATTCCTCCCTCTCGACATTTAGAATGAAACCCAAATTTAAAACAACTCAGGCGTGGGAACAAGCGGGACTATTAATGCAACCCGCGTTAATCCGTATCGTTGATCATATTCGCCAACAGCTTGAGAAAACCACCTGGAAAGCCACGTATAAGGATGTACAGACGCCGATACCGGGTCATGAGGTATGTTTAGAAAAACCCGATCATTCTGTCTGTATTAACTTGTGGGAGTTATGCTTTCAAGTCTGTTTTCGCGAGTACGCCCCAGTTCATGCGGAAATAGAAAGCCAAGAGGTTGACATTGATACCAGCCTAATTGATGAAGACGGTGAAGTAGATTGGCATTCTCTGGATACTAAGGCGCAAAAGGTGATTGAGCAAGTATTTGCTGAGTTTGCATCGGTGTAATAACTTGCCGATGTCTAACGTTTGACGATAGAATACATTACACTACCGTTGGAAACGCCACACGAACACTAACTAACCCAACCTAAACTCCTCAAAAACAATCACCAGTAAGTAGGGTGGGTTAGGCGGTTATACCATCTCAATTGTTACCCTTTAATTTAATATCCGCCGTAACCCACCAACAACCAAGCTTGAGTAAATATTAACCAGGTATTAAGTAGTCAGACAAAAGAAAACGGCACTGTATTAAGTTTTGTAAATAGCCCTCAAAGCCTTACCGTTCCCAGTTCCCAGTTCCCAGTTCCCTAATCTCAACCGTTAACTTTAATTGTGTCCACCTAATTAGGTTCATTTCAATGTTAGGCAACAGCTAGAAGGGGTTCATAGATAAGGAGCATCAGCCTTTCACCGGGGATGGTTTCCATAGCATAGGTTTTGCCGTGAGCATCAGCAAAATCAACAAGATAGGCTCGACCCTCAAAATCCATCAGAATAGTGCCGACTTGCCCAGGTATTAGTCGGATTGGCTGTTGAGTTTCTTTATGGAGTGCCTGAATTTCTTCGGTTAATGCCACAACATCATATTCTTTAAAATTCATGGTTGTATCCTCACTGATCTACAGGATAGGTATTTGTTAGTCTTGGAAACTCTTCACCTGTGCGAATGATCCAACATCCAAGTACCAAAGAGCTTCCCACGTCCGTCGTCATCAAAAATTTTACGTCATACTGGGTTCCATACTCATCCGTTTTGTGAAGGGTTGCCTCATTATTGACAGCAGATTCTAATAGAGCCGTTTCTAATAACTCTTTGTTTTCTAGCGTAATCCCTAATCTATTTCTAAATAGGTTAGCTTTGTCTTTACCCTTCGGATGCTGCATATTCAGTGAATACCTCTCCAGTTTATCTCCCAGTTTGGCTCTGTATCCATTGGGTAACTTCATGTTCTGAAACACTCAAATTTAACGATTGGGATATTAGTCCAGTCGAACGCACCTCGTCCCAAGGTTGACTTGATGCGATGTAGTCCATTGTGTAAGAGTTGACCGTCTGCCCACATAGTTTAATGTTGGATGATTTGAGAGAGGAGAATTTACCTTATCTGTTCATTCTGCCTTATCTTTCGTCCTTTTGTCTTCCTCATCCGCCCTCTTTCTCAAACAGGTAGTGGCGTGACCCAACTAAAAATAGGACTTTGTTTGTCGTGAGAACTTTAGTTCTCTAACGCCTATCTGGAGAGGGCTGAAGCCCTCACTACGAACCAAGGCTAATCGACCAAATCAGGTGTACCACGCTAGTAGGGTGGGTTAGGCGGTTATGCCATTTCAATGGTTACCCTTTAATTTGATGTCCGCCGTAACCCACCAATAACGAGTTAGGATGAGAATAAAAATTCACCAAGTCAATTTGCATCGGTTACGCTTCGCTCTCCTCACCCTACAAGAGCGACTTATCTTTTGTCCTTTTGTCTTCCTCTGATTTAGCCGTCATCAAACCAAAAATGTAGCTGAAAAAGGGTAAAATGATTGCCGCATTTGTAAAATTCAATACCGACGTATTTCTGATTTTTTTGAAATAGTTTAACTCAACAGATTGAACTTTAATTGCAAACTCTTGAACTCTTTACGTGTTTACTCACCTATTGGTATTGGCGATCGCTTTCCATTTTTGCGTACTTAAGAAAAAGCCTTGCTGACGCTGATTAAAACAGGTTAGACCGATCGGTTCTACGGTGCAGTGAAACCCACCATACGCCCAAGTTTGACCGTAGGGTAAGGTCGAGATCTCCTCCGGCGGTAACTGAATCGTGTCTCCAGCACAAAGGATTTCTACCTCATCCGCAGCATTTAACACTAAGCCGTTTCCCCAATCGAGGGGACAATCGTCAGGTTGCGGGGGTAGAGGCTGGATAGGCTTACCTGTAGTCAGTTCACACCGTAAGTGTTCATCCATTGCCAAACACTGAATCTTACCACTGGGGGTGGCAAATTGGGGGGTGGAGAGTATTGCATCAGTTTGGGTCGCATCGGAGATCGTTGCATTTCCCGTGGACTCAGGGATTCGAGTGGCTTCCGGTTCGGAGGTTGAAGCACTACACGCGCCCAGGATCAGGGTAAGATTCAGAACGATCGCGATCGCTCCAGAGGCATGGGTTAATGGTCTAGAATAAACAAACATTGCATAGATGAAAGAAAACGGTGGGATAACTGTCGAAATTCTAACCTGCCAATCACCCCTCACCCCCTCACCTCAGGTTGTCTGTGATCATACATTGCACCTACACTAATATTTATCTACACCCAGATTGCCAAGACAGTTATGAACAGTGCCTTCCTAACTCGCCTTCATAGTCCCCAACGCCCGGTTCTCGTCTTCGATGGTGCCATGGGAACCAACCTGCAAACCCAAAACCTCACCGCTGAAGACTTTGGTGGGGCGAAGTATGAAGGATGTAATGAGTATCTGGTTCATACCAAACCGGAAGCCGTGGCGACAGTACATCGTCGTTTCCTGGAAGCCGGGGCGGATGTGATTGAGACGGATACGTTTGGGGGGGCGTCGATTGTTCTGGCAGAATATGATTTAGCGGATCAAGCCTATAGTCTGAATAAAGCCGCAGCCGAACTCGCTAAAAAGGTTGCAGCCGAATTCTCCACACCCGAAAAACCCCGATTTGTAGCCGGTTCCATCGGACCGACAACGAAACTCCCCACATTGGGGCATATTGATTTTGACACAATCCAAGCCACCTTTGCTGAACAAGCCGAAGGACTCTACGATGGCGGTGTCGATTTAATGATTATCGAAACCTGTCAGGATGTGCTGCAAATTAAAGCCGCACTGAATGGGGTGGAAGAGGTGTTTCGGAAGAAAGGGGAACGCCGCCCGATTATGGTATCGGTAACGGTGGAAGTTCAGGGAACCATGCTGGTGGGAACCGAAATTGGTGCAGCCCTGGCAATTTTGGAACGCTATCCCATTGATATTCTCGGTCTTAACTGCGCCACGGGACCCGATCGCATGAAGGATCATATCAAATATCTGTCCCAGCATTCACCCTTTGTGGTGTCGTGTATCCCCAATGCAGGATTACCGGAAAATGTCGGGGGACAAGCCCATTATAAATTAACGCCAATGGAACTCAGAATGGCGTTAATGCATTTTATTGAAGACTTGGGTGTCCAGGTGATTGGCGGCTGTTGCGGTACTCGCCCGGAACATATTCAACAATTAGCCGAAATTGCCCAAACCCTGACGCCGAAAGAACGTCATCCCGAATACGAACCCGCCGCTGCTTCGATTTATTCCACCCAACCTTATGAGCAGGATAACTCATTCCTAATTGTCGGTGAACGCTTAAATGCCAGTGGCTCGAAAAAATGCCGCACCTTATTAAATAATGAAGACTGGGATGGATTAGTCGCCTTAGCTAGGGCGCAGGTACGCGAAGGTGCCCATGTCCTCGATGTGAATGTGGACTATGTGGGACGGGATGGCGAACATGATATGCATGAATTGGTTTCCCGTTTAGTCACCAATGTTACCTTACCCCTAGTGCTGGACTCCACAGAATGGCAAAAGATGGAGGCGGGGTTAAAAGTTGCGGGGGGGAAATGTATCCTCAATTCCACCAACTATGAAGATGGGGAGGAACGGTTCCTGAAAGTCTTAGACTTAGCCAAAATGTATGGCGCGGGTGTAATTGTGGGGACAATTGACGAAGAGGGGATGGCGCGAACCGCTGACCGAAAATTCGCGATCGCACAACGAGCCTATCACCAAGCTATAGACTATGGGATTCCCGCCCATGAAATCTTTTTTGACCCCCTAGCGTTACCGATTTCCACGGGAATTGAAGAAGACAGAAGCAACGGGAAAGCGACAATTGAATCCATCCGCCGGATGCGGGAAGAATTACCCGGATGTCATATTATTCTCGGTGTTTCTAATATATCCTTTGGACTCAATCCCGCCGCCAGGGTAGTATTAAACTCCATGTTCCTCCATGAAGCCATGGCGGTGGGGTTAGATGCAGCGATTGTTAGCGCCAGTAAGATTTTACCTGTAGCCAAAATTGAACCCGAACATCAAGAGATATGCCGGAAACTGATTTATGATCAACGGGAGTTTGATGGCGATATCTGCACGTATGATCCGTTAGGGGAGATTACTCAGCTATTTGAAGGCAAAACCACGAAGCGCGATCGCACAGTGGATGAAAATCTGCCAATTGAAGAACGTCTTAAGCGTCACATCATCGACGGAGAACGGATTGGCTTGGATAATAGTCTGGCGAAAGCATTAGAAACCTATCAACCGTTAGAGATTATCAACACCTTCCTTTTAGATGGGATGAAAGTCGTCGGCGAACTCTTCGGTTCCGGACAAATGCAACTCCCCTTTGTCTTGCAATCCGCCGAAACCATGAAAGCGGCGGTGGCATATTTAGAACCGTATATGGAAAAAGAAGACGGGGAAAATAATGCCAAGGGAATCATGGTGATTGCTACAGTGAAAGGCGATGTTCACGATATTGGTAAAAACCTGGTGGATATCATCCTCACCAATAATGGGTATAAGGTGATCAATCTGGGAATTAAGCAACCCGTAGACAATATTATTGAGGCGTACAAAGAACATAATGCCGATTGTATTGCCATGAGTGGACTCTTGGTGAAATCCACGGCATTTATGAAAGATAACCTGGAGACGTTTAACGAAAAGGGAATCACGGTTCCTGTTATTTTAGGCGGTGCAGCATTGACACCGAAGTTCGTCTATCAGGATTGTCAGAATACCTATCAAGGGAAAGTCGTGTATGGCAAAGATGCGTTTTCCGACTTACACTTTATGGATAAACTCATGCCCGCTAAAGCTGCCGAAGAGTGGGATGATTTAAAAGGCTTCTTAGATGAAGTTACAACGGATGAAATTCCAGACGGAACCGATGAACCATCAGAAAACGGCAAATCCGATAAACAGAAGAAAACCAAGAAGTCATCGGCGAAACAATCGGTTCCAGAGGTAGAAAATACCCGCCGTTCTGAACATATTACCTTAGAGATTAATCGCCCAACTCCGCCATTCTGGGGAACTCGGATATTGCAACCGGAAGATATTCCCATCGATGAGGCATTGTGGTATCTAGATTTGCAGGCGCTAATTGCTGGACAATGGCAGTTCCGCAAACCGAAAGACCAATCCCGTGAGGAGTATAATCAGTTTCTGGAAGAGACGGTGTATCCGATTCTTGACGACTGGAAACAGCGAGTTGTGGCGGAGAATTTATTGCATCCGCAAATTATTTATGGCTATTTCCCCTGTCAATCTGAAGGAAATTCTCTACATCTGTTTGATCCGGAGATGATGAATCAAGAGGGTGAGAAACATCCAGAGAAATGGCAACCAATCGCCACCTTTAAATTCCCGCGCCAAAAATCGGGGCGGCGTCTATGTATTGCTGATTTCTTTGCGCCTAAAGACTCCGGAATTATCGATGTTTTCCCGATGCAAGCGGTAACCGTGGGGGAAGTCGCTACCCGATACGCCAAGCAGCTATTTGAATCGGATCAGTATACCGATTATCTCTATTATCACGGCTTAGCCGTCCAAATGGCAGAAGCCTTAGCCGAATGGATACACGCCCGAATTCGCCGGGAGTTAGGCTTTGGTGGGGAGGAACCGGATACGATTCGAGATGTCTTAGCGCAACGGTATCAAGGTTCGCGCTATAGCTTCGGCTATCCCGCTTGTCCGAATATCCAGGATCAGTACAAGCAACTGGAGTTGTTGAAGTGCGATCGCATCAACCTGTACATGGATGAAAGTGAACAACTATATCCAGAACAATCCACCACCGCGATCGTTACCTATCATCCCGTCGCCAAATATTTCAGCGCTTAATTCTACCTTAATCGTACTTAATCGTAGGGTGCGTTAGCGAAGCGTAACGCACCGTTTTTACTGCTGTGGGAATCACTAAACTCATTGGTTCACTCTCCTCGCCTCTATGTCAGTATGGGTGTATACTTAACATCAATGGTACGCTTAATAAGCCTTTGACCAATACATTCTCTCATGGTTACGCTTTACTCATTGGTGTAGGTGAATCCGCTTACCCGAAATGGTCACTTCCGGTGACGGTAAAGGATATGCACGCCATTCAGTCGATTCTCACTGACCCAAATCTTTGTGGTTATCTGAATGATGAACAGCATATCCGTTTATTGTATGATGCTGGGGCAACCCGTCAGGCGATAGTTGATGGATTAACCTGGCTGAAAGCACAAGCGGCGGCGGATACTGAGGCGACAATTATTATCTATTATTCGGGTCACGGCTGGCTAGATCAGTCTACGGGTAAATACTATTTGATTCAACATGATATTGAAGCCGTGGATATCCCCGACTCGGCGGTGTCGGCTCAAGCCTTTACCGAAGCAATACGCCAGATTTGTGCCAAACGATTGCTGGTAATTATTGATAGTTGTCATGCTCAAGGAATGGCAACAGCAAAGGATAAAATTGTACCGATTAAACTGCCCACAGATTTTGCACAGACGGCGTTACCGAAACAGTTTATTGAGGAACTGAAACAGGGTGAAGGGCGGGTTGTTTTTACATCCTCAAGAGGCACACAATCGTCTTGGATTCGTGGGGATGGGGCGATGAGTGTCTACACCTATCATTTAATCGAAGCGCTGCAAGGGGCGGGGAATCAACCGGGAGATACAGTGGTGCGAGTGTCGAATTTAATGAATTATCTGGGAAAAGTGGTTCCCGAAACAGTGCAGCACGAATATCAGCAAGCACAAATCCCCTTCTTTGATTTAGCCACGGAAGATTTTGCCGTGTCATTATTGCGGGGAGGGAAGGGTTTACCGGAGAAGGGATGGGAAGCAGTAGAAGCAGATGTGGCTGAGACAATGGGGAGAATTATTGCAGGTAGAGATGTTGCTATAGCCTCAGGAACTCAAACCGTTGATAGTTCAGGTTCAGGTAATGTAAATTTCGGGAATATTGCCCGTGCTGGAGAGATTAGGATAGAGAATAGTCGAGAGGACTAAAGTCCTCACTACAAACCCATTCGTTCGTTCGTTCGTAGTCGGCGCTTTAGCGCCTCTGACGGGAGGACTAAAGTCCTCACTACAAACCATGACTAAGATTGAGCAATTACAGGCAATTCTTAACCGAGTCGCTACCCATTCCTACACTGAAGCCGATATTATCGCGCTGCGGGATGCGGTGATTGTTCGCGGTGACCAGATTGTGGCGCAAGAAGGGGATCACAATATTAATATCGGTCACATTGGTCAAGCTGGGGATATTCAAATTAATCCTACCTATTACGGTGCTGATGCCGAGACGATTAAGGCAATCTTACAAGAAATAGTATCAGAGCTTCAGCCTCAACCCACAGGTATTCCCCAGAATCTTCCTCTCAGTGGGGTGGTTCAGTTTGTCGGACGAGAAACCGCCCTAGCTACGCTACATCAACAGTTACAGGAAAATCAGCAAGTTGCCATTTCTGCTGTGGCGGGGATGGGAGGTGTGGGAAAAACCGAGTTGGCGCTGCAATATGCTAGGCGCTATTCCCATCGGGAAAACGTTCCGCCGGAATCGGTGTATGAGGGTGGCGTGTGCTGGTTGGATGGGCGAGGTGTGGATTTAGGGGTTCAGATAGTCCAATTTGCTAGGGCGTATTTACCCTTATCCATTCCAGAAGGGTTAGAGTTACCGCTTCAGGTGGCGTACTGCTGGCGAAATTGGCTACCGCCGGGACAGGTGCTGATTATTATTGATGATGTCACGGATTATCAGCAAGTGCGGCAGTATTTGCCCCCGGATGCTTCTCGGTTTAAGGTACTCATCACGACACGGTTAGACTTGGGGGCGTCGATTCGCCAGTTACCCCTGGATGTGCTGAAACCGAGAGCAGCATTGGCGTTGTTAAAATCGCTGATTGGACGAGAACGGCTGCAACCGGAACCCTGGGAAGCGCGAAAACTCTGTCGCTGGTTGGGATATCTGCCCTTGGGGTTGGAATTGGTGGGGCGATATTTGCGGCGAAAACCGGATTTATCGTTACAGGAAATGTTATCTCGGTTGCAGGCGAAACGGCTGGAACAGTTAGCGCTGAAAAAGCCCAAGTCAGAGGCTGATATGACGGCGCAATTGGGGGTAAGAGATGCGTTTGAGTTGAGTTGGCAAGAATTGGATGAGTCAGCGCAGGAGTTGGGGATAGGGTTAAGTTTATTTGCGGCTGCGCCAATTCCCTGGCGATTGGTGGAGGCGTGTTTGGCGGAGATTGATGAGGAGGAGTTGGAGGAAATTCGGGATTATGGGTTAGTGAATCTGCATTTAGTGCAGCGTCAAGGGAAGGAGTTGTATCAATTACATCCGTTAATTCGGGAATTTTTGATCAGTAAGCGGGAAGCGTCAGGAATAGCGGAGGAGTTGAAGCGGGATTTTTGTCGGGTGATGGTAGGGGAAGCAGATAAAATCCCGGAGACGCCAACATTGGCAGAGATTAAAGCAGTCAATCCAGTTATTCCTCATATTGCAGAAGCAGCGACGAGTCAACAAGATTGGTTGATGGATAATGATATAACTGAACCTTTCGTCGGTCTAGGTCGTTTTTATGAAGGTCAAGGAGACTATCACCAAGCCGTACCCTGGTATGAGCAATGCCTATCCACAACTCAAAACCGTTTGGGAGAAGACCATACTGATGTTGCCGCTAGTCTCAATAATCTAGCAGGACTCTACTACCGTCAAGGACGCTATGAACAAGCCGAACCGTTATATCTACAAGCCTTAGAAATACAGAGACGCTGGCTCGAACAAGACCATCCCAATATTGCTAACACCCTCAGCAATCTAGCATTGCTCTACAAATATCAAGGACGCTATGAGCAAGCCGAACTGTTGTATATACAAGCCTTAGAACTGAGGAAACGTCGGCTGGGAGAGGAGCATCTTGATGTCGCACTCAGCCTTAATACTTTGGCAGCACTCTACCATGCTCAAGGACGCTATGAGCAAGCTGAACCGTTGTATCTAAAAGCTTTAGAACTAAGAAAACGCCTGCTGGGACAAGACCATATTGTTGTCGCCACTACCCTCAACAATCTAGGAGAACTTTACCGAACTCAAGGATGCTACGACCAAGCCGAAAGGTTAAATCTTCAAGCCTTAGAACTGAGGAAACGCCAGCTAGGAGAGGAACATCCCGATGTTGCACAAAGCCTCAATAATTTGGCATTACTCTACTATGTTCAAAAACGCTATGAGCAAGCCGAACCGTTGTATGTTCAAGCTTTAGAACGGCGGAAACGTCGGTTAGTAGAAGAACATCCCGATGTTGCACAAAGTCTCAACAATTTGGCACAACTCTATACAGCTCAAGGACGCTATGAGCAAGCCGAACTGTTGTATATACAAGCCTTTGAACTGCGGAAACGTCGGCTAGGAGAGGAACATCCCGATATTGCACAAAGCCTCAACAATTTAGCAGCACTCTACTATGTTCAAGAACGGTACAAGGAAGCCGAACCGTTGTTTTTACAAGCTTTAGAAATACAGACATTTAAGTTGGGAGAATACCATCTTGATGTTGCTGCTAGCCTGAATAATTTAGCAGGACTCTACGATGCTCAAGGACGTGACAAGGAAGCTGAACCTTTGTTAATCAAAGCTTTAGCCATTGCCGATCGCACGTTAGGCTCTCATCATCCTAATACTATTCAAATCCGTAATAATCTGCAACTCCTGCGCGATAGATTACGTCATTCTCCCTGATGGCGCTTGTGGAAGTGGCAATGGTGCGTTACGCTACGAAGATAGCACCCTACAGATAGAAGCTTTGCGTAAATTCTAGGATAAGCGTTTCAAGATTTATCACTCAAGAACCCCCTCCCTAACCTCCTCTGATAGGCTAATCAATTCTCTCACTCCTCGCTGAAGTCCAAATTCTGTGAACTAACCCTCTCGTTCCATGATTTTTGCTCACGTTGGCTGAGTCTGACAGGGATTAACCAGGTTTTGACACTCATCAACGAGGCTTTGAGCCTAATTAACCAAGCTTGGATACTCGTCCACGAGTATTTATGTGTGGGTAGCGAGTCTTTGATTCTCGTCAATGAGTCTTTGATACTCGTTAGCGAGTCTTTGATTTTCGTCAACGAGTATTTGAGTGTGCTTAACAAGTGATTATGTGTGGTCAAAGAGTTTCTATGTGTCGTCAGCGAGTGATTATGTGTCGTCAGCGAGTATTTGAGTGTCGTCAGCAAGTGTTTATGTGTGGTGGGCGAGTGTTTATGTGTGGTGGGCGAGTTATGGGATGACTTAACCTGTATGAAGGTGCATCAATTGTTGACTCAATTGGAGCCTTTTCATCTGGATAGCCTGAGTGTTGTGGATTTCATCATGAATCTCGGTGTTACTATCTTCAGGAATCAGTTGATCGGGAGAGGTTCCAGAGGTATTCTGGTCAAGAGTAGAGTGCAAAGATGTGACGCGATCGCTCATCGTTAAAGCCACCTCTGGAATCACCCTGACAATTTTCGTAGGGTGAGGAGAGCGATAGCGTAACGCACCTTTAACCTCATCATTATCATTGGTGTGTCTGGGTAAGCCTTGACTTCGTTAAACGTAAGCTGTTCGGCATTTAAACCTTAATATCAATAACGGCAAAAGCCTTGTAGTGCGTTTAGCGAAGCCATGCCGCAGGCTTTGCATCTTGCTCGCTACTATAGCGCTTCGCGCTGGTCTAGTTACACTTTGTTTGTACGAACATCTCATCTGGACTCAGTTTCAGGTACGGGAGTTGTAAATACACGCCTAGCGATTTGCTATAATACCCAATTTAAATGCATGACAGCTTACCCGACGAGTTCTGATGGTTGGTTCGGTGCGTTACTTCGTTAACGCACCCTACGAGTTCACCAATGGAGTGATTGAAGTGCGATCGCACGTTTCTATTCCAGTCCAACACCCTTGCTTCGTTATCATAAAATAATACAATGTTCGCCCGGTGATAGTACGTCTATGACCCAAGTTCCCCTTCTCACTCCACTTTCCACCGATCAACGTATTGTGTATTCC
This genomic interval carries:
- a CDS encoding DUF4926 domain-containing protein — its product is MNFKEYDVVALTEEIQALHKETQQPIRLIPGQVGTILMDFEGRAYLVDFADAHGKTYAMETIPGERLMLLIYEPLLAVA
- a CDS encoding DUF6883 domain-containing protein → MKLPNGYRAKLGDKLERYSLNMQHPKGKDKANLFRNRLGITLENKELLETALLESAVNNEATLHKTDEYGTQYDVKFLMTTDVGSSLVLGCWIIRTGEEFPRLTNTYPVDQ
- a CDS encoding DUF6636 domain-containing protein, whose translation is MFVYSRPLTHASGAIAIVLNLTLILGACSASTSEPEATRIPESTGNATISDATQTDAILSTPQFATPSGKIQCLAMDEHLRCELTTGKPIQPLPPQPDDCPLDWGNGLVLNAADEVEILCAGDTIQLPPEEISTLPYGQTWAYGGFHCTVEPIGLTCFNQRQQGFFLSTQKWKAIANTNR
- the metH gene encoding methionine synthase, translating into MNSAFLTRLHSPQRPVLVFDGAMGTNLQTQNLTAEDFGGAKYEGCNEYLVHTKPEAVATVHRRFLEAGADVIETDTFGGASIVLAEYDLADQAYSLNKAAAELAKKVAAEFSTPEKPRFVAGSIGPTTKLPTLGHIDFDTIQATFAEQAEGLYDGGVDLMIIETCQDVLQIKAALNGVEEVFRKKGERRPIMVSVTVEVQGTMLVGTEIGAALAILERYPIDILGLNCATGPDRMKDHIKYLSQHSPFVVSCIPNAGLPENVGGQAHYKLTPMELRMALMHFIEDLGVQVIGGCCGTRPEHIQQLAEIAQTLTPKERHPEYEPAAASIYSTQPYEQDNSFLIVGERLNASGSKKCRTLLNNEDWDGLVALARAQVREGAHVLDVNVDYVGRDGEHDMHELVSRLVTNVTLPLVLDSTEWQKMEAGLKVAGGKCILNSTNYEDGEERFLKVLDLAKMYGAGVIVGTIDEEGMARTADRKFAIAQRAYHQAIDYGIPAHEIFFDPLALPISTGIEEDRSNGKATIESIRRMREELPGCHIILGVSNISFGLNPAARVVLNSMFLHEAMAVGLDAAIVSASKILPVAKIEPEHQEICRKLIYDQREFDGDICTYDPLGEITQLFEGKTTKRDRTVDENLPIEERLKRHIIDGERIGLDNSLAKALETYQPLEIINTFLLDGMKVVGELFGSGQMQLPFVLQSAETMKAAVAYLEPYMEKEDGENNAKGIMVIATVKGDVHDIGKNLVDIILTNNGYKVINLGIKQPVDNIIEAYKEHNADCIAMSGLLVKSTAFMKDNLETFNEKGITVPVILGGAALTPKFVYQDCQNTYQGKVVYGKDAFSDLHFMDKLMPAKAAEEWDDLKGFLDEVTTDEIPDGTDEPSENGKSDKQKKTKKSSAKQSVPEVENTRRSEHITLEINRPTPPFWGTRILQPEDIPIDEALWYLDLQALIAGQWQFRKPKDQSREEYNQFLEETVYPILDDWKQRVVAENLLHPQIIYGYFPCQSEGNSLHLFDPEMMNQEGEKHPEKWQPIATFKFPRQKSGRRLCIADFFAPKDSGIIDVFPMQAVTVGEVATRYAKQLFESDQYTDYLYYHGLAVQMAEALAEWIHARIRRELGFGGEEPDTIRDVLAQRYQGSRYSFGYPACPNIQDQYKQLELLKCDRINLYMDESEQLYPEQSTTAIVTYHPVAKYFSA
- a CDS encoding caspase family protein — protein: MTNTFSHGYALLIGVGESAYPKWSLPVTVKDMHAIQSILTDPNLCGYLNDEQHIRLLYDAGATRQAIVDGLTWLKAQAAADTEATIIIYYSGHGWLDQSTGKYYLIQHDIEAVDIPDSAVSAQAFTEAIRQICAKRLLVIIDSCHAQGMATAKDKIVPIKLPTDFAQTALPKQFIEELKQGEGRVVFTSSRGTQSSWIRGDGAMSVYTYHLIEALQGAGNQPGDTVVRVSNLMNYLGKVVPETVQHEYQQAQIPFFDLATEDFAVSLLRGGKGLPEKGWEAVEADVAETMGRIIAGRDVAIASGTQTVDSSGSGNVNFGNIARAGEIRIENSRED
- a CDS encoding tetratricopeptide repeat protein; the protein is MTKIEQLQAILNRVATHSYTEADIIALRDAVIVRGDQIVAQEGDHNINIGHIGQAGDIQINPTYYGADAETIKAILQEIVSELQPQPTGIPQNLPLSGVVQFVGRETALATLHQQLQENQQVAISAVAGMGGVGKTELALQYARRYSHRENVPPESVYEGGVCWLDGRGVDLGVQIVQFARAYLPLSIPEGLELPLQVAYCWRNWLPPGQVLIIIDDVTDYQQVRQYLPPDASRFKVLITTRLDLGASIRQLPLDVLKPRAALALLKSLIGRERLQPEPWEARKLCRWLGYLPLGLELVGRYLRRKPDLSLQEMLSRLQAKRLEQLALKKPKSEADMTAQLGVRDAFELSWQELDESAQELGIGLSLFAAAPIPWRLVEACLAEIDEEELEEIRDYGLVNLHLVQRQGKELYQLHPLIREFLISKREASGIAEELKRDFCRVMVGEADKIPETPTLAEIKAVNPVIPHIAEAATSQQDWLMDNDITEPFVGLGRFYEGQGDYHQAVPWYEQCLSTTQNRLGEDHTDVAASLNNLAGLYYRQGRYEQAEPLYLQALEIQRRWLEQDHPNIANTLSNLALLYKYQGRYEQAELLYIQALELRKRRLGEEHLDVALSLNTLAALYHAQGRYEQAEPLYLKALELRKRLLGQDHIVVATTLNNLGELYRTQGCYDQAERLNLQALELRKRQLGEEHPDVAQSLNNLALLYYVQKRYEQAEPLYVQALERRKRRLVEEHPDVAQSLNNLAQLYTAQGRYEQAELLYIQAFELRKRRLGEEHPDIAQSLNNLAALYYVQERYKEAEPLFLQALEIQTFKLGEYHLDVAASLNNLAGLYDAQGRDKEAEPLLIKALAIADRTLGSHHPNTIQIRNNLQLLRDRLRHSP